In a single window of the Osmerus eperlanus chromosome 2, fOsmEpe2.1, whole genome shotgun sequence genome:
- the LOC134037962 gene encoding zinc finger protein 862-like: protein MYDVEREKLMEKLRKAKHFSIMIAGATDGGTVENEAVYVHFMADEGPVNAFLSIQAVKQGNASGILDAIYAAFEEAGIDDWKDRLVGFGSDGAAVNVGCRNGLAAQLLRDIPYLISIHCIAHRLELGVSKAINENTNMVQLQNTLKNLYDQYHYSPKALGELHQVAEALEEKVLKPSNLHGARWLPYVHRATKIVCDSYSVLWPILRTWQAWKGAPNHHQLLLEERNKSLGISRTCTI from the exons ATGTATGATGTGGAGAGGGAAAAGCTCATGGAGAAGTTGAGGAAAGCCAAACACTTCTCCATCATGATTGCTGGGGCAACTGATGGTGGCACCGTTGAAAATGAAGCTGTCTATGTCCACTTCATGGCAGACGAAGGTCCAGTAAATGCTTTCCTCTCTATTCAGGCTGTTAAACAAGGAAATGCTTCTGGGATCCTGGATGCCATCTATGCAG CATTTGAAGAAGCTGGCATTGATGACTGGAAAGACCGGCTAGTGGGATTTGGCAGCGATGGAGCAGCAGTCAATGTCGGATGCAGGAATGGGTTGGCAGCGCAGCTTCTGAGGGACATCCCATACCTCATCTCCATACACTGCATAGCTCATCGCCTGGAGCTGGGTGTGAGTAAAGCAATTAATGAAAATACCAACATGGTCCAGCTTCAGAATACACTGAAGAACCTATATGACCAGTACCACTACTCCCCCAAGGCTCTCGGGGAGCTTCACCAGGTTGCTGAGGCCCTGGAGGAGAAGGTACTGAAGCCGTCAAACCTCCATGGTGCCCGATGGCTACCATATGTGCATCGTGCAACAAAG aTTGTATGCGATAGTTACTCTGTCCTCTGGCCCATTTTGAGGACATGGCAAGCATGGAAAGGAGCCCCAAACCATCATCAGCTGTTGTTGGAAGAGCGAAACAAGTCACTGGGTATCTCAAGAACCTGCACCATTTAA